One genomic region from Ptychodera flava strain L36383 chromosome 5, AS_Pfla_20210202, whole genome shotgun sequence encodes:
- the LOC139133319 gene encoding histamine N-methyltransferase-like: MTQDLKALVRFPEKYFEAHVAIRRLRPDDFFDQRKTHVRDTFENFVFSGEKDSMLRVLAVGSSNGTSDIPIIDTLDSKYSSIYYIAVEPLESQIQQFEHLVKSKQEAGLWKNTKFAFHPTTIEEYLKKREPGGFDIIHLQHSAYHLADPESVIVELYGQLNKGGMLFTTLVVGAWEKIYLYMGTIVPDPILP, encoded by the exons ATGACTCAAGACTTGAAGGCATTAGTTCGTTTCCCTGAAAAGTACTTTGAAGCACATGTGGCGATACGCCGGCTTAGGCCTGACGATTTCTTTGATCAACGCAAAACGCATGTGAGGGATACTTTCGAGAATTTTGTGTTCAGTGGGGAAAAAGATTCTATGCTTCGAGTACTTGCTGTTGGATCGTCTAATG GGACATCGGATATTCCAATAATTGATACACTGGACAGCAAATACAGCAGTATTTATTATATTGCCGTCGAACCTTTAGAAAGTCAAATACAACAATTTGAACATTTAGTTAAATCTAAACAAGAAGCGGGTCTTTGGAAGAACACAAAATTTGCCTTCCATCCTACCACCATAGAAGAGTATCTGAAGAAAAGAGAGCCAGGAGGATTTGATATTATCCATCTTCAACACAGTGCGTACCATCTGGCAGACCCTGAAAGCGTCATCGTAGAGTTGTATGGTCAACTGAACAAGGGAGGGATGCTGTTTACTACACTAGTTGTCG GAGCCTGGGAGAAAATTTACCTTTACATGGGTACCATCGTCCCCGACCCTATTTTACCTTAA